The nucleotide sequence AATTTCCGTGCAGGTCAAACCCGGCATTCGTAAAAGCACTGACAGATGCAAAGTAGCCGTGGTAGAACGCGGTGTACCAATCGTCGTAGTAGCCGGCGTAAATAAAATGACTGCCTAACAGGATGGTTCCCACCAGCTCGATCAAGAGCGCAATCACGAGAATATTGCGCATCAGGTCGACCAGACCGGACAATGTGGAGCGGTTGTGGTCCGTCGCGATCCAGATGCGCTGCTCCAGACCGATTTTTTGACCCATGAGGATCCAGATGAACGTTCCGAGTGTCATGATTCCGACCCCGCCAACCTGGAAGAGCAACGTAAGAAAGAGAATCCCCCATTGGTTGAAAACCTCATGAATCGTAATGACAGTAAGCCCGGTAACGCTGATGGCACTTGCCGCGGTAAATAAAGAGTCAATAAATGAAAGAGAGACTCCCGGCAAGTGAAAAAACGGCAATGACAGAAGAAACGCTGAGATCAGGATGAGCCCAACGTAGGCGAACACGATGATTTGAACAGATGTCAATCGACGCTTTTGATTGGATGATAACAAAATAAATGGCCTCCTGAATAAGCTTCATGAGGATAATCATACCAAATAAATGAAGGGAAGCAAAAGCGCGGAAAAGATCAGTTGACAATGTATCCGCAAGAGTGGTAAAGTTCAGAATGTATTTATTGGAAATTCAAAATATTAATAGAAAGGTGGGCTAGTCATGAAAAGAATTGTACGCATGGGTCATTCATACAAGGGCATACATGGCGTAACCCCACCATTGATACGAGCGTAGTATCGTTTTTTTGATCTCGTTAACATGGCGTAGGTTACCTATTTCGTAACTTGCGCCTTTTCTATTTTTGTTGAGGAAAAGGCATGTTGCTCACGGGCGATATGTCTTTTTTTGGCCTCTTTAAAAGGTCACCCATCCAGCTAAAGAGAGGGGAGAAACACGGATGTTCTCAGTTTTGACAAAGCTTGATTGGTTTTTCAAGGAGCATTGGAAACGTTATACGGTCGCTATTCTGCTATTGATTCTGGGCGGCCTACTGGAGATTATCCCTCCAAAAATCATCGGGGTGGCTATTGATGAGATTCACCTGGGCACGCTGACTGGCGAGCGGCTGGTATCCATTTTGCTGTTTTTCGGTGTATTGTCTGTCGCGATTTATTGGGTCAATTTTATCTGGATTCGCAAGCTGTTTGGGGGAGCGTTTCTGGCGGAGCGGACGTTACGGTCGAAGCTCATGACGCATTTTTTGCGGATGACGCCAACGTTTTATCAGCGTAATCGGACGGGAGATTTGATGGCGCGAGCGACAAATGACCTCAAGGCTGTCTCGATGACGACAGGCTTCGGAATTTTGACGATGGTGGATTCGCTATCCTTTACAGGGGCGATTGTGCTGACAATGGGCTTCTTGATCAGTTGGAAGCTGACCTTAGCGGCAATCCTTCCATTGCCGTTCATGGCTTATATCATCAAGCAATATGGGAAGAAAATTCACGAGCGTTTTTCTACCGCACAAACATCGTTCGGTGAGCTGAACGACCGCGTGCTGGAATCCGTCTCTGGGGTTCGCGTTATTCGAGCCTACGTACAGGAAATGGCGGATCAGGAGCGCTTTCGCCAAAAAACACATGAAGTGTACCAAAAAAATATCGATGTGGCGAGAATCGATTCGTTAATTGAGCCAACCGTCAAAATATTGGTTGGAATCAGTTATATGATCGGCTTGATCTACGGTGGATACCTCGTGTTCCAAAGAGAACTGACCTTGGGAGAGCTGGTCTCGTTCAACGTCTATCTCGGGATGCTCATTTGGCCGATGTTTGCGATTGGTGAATTGATCAATGTGATGCAAAGAGGAAGTGCCTCGCTGGATCGGGTCAATGAAACCTTGGCGTACGAAGCCGATGTGACAGATCACGACAGTCCGGTACATGTGGCAGTTCCAGAAGTCATTCGGTTCGATTCCGTGACATTCCGCTATCCATCAGCGCAGATTGACCAGCTAGTAGATGTCTCCTTTACTCTTGGGCGGGGGCAGACGCTAGGAATCGTCGGGCGTACGGGAAGCGGGAAATCCACGCTGGTGCGACAACTGCTTCGTGAATATCCAGTTGGACGGGGAGCCATCAGTGTTTCGGGAGAGGCGCTAGAACAGATTAGTCTGGATAACATCAAGAGCTGGATCGGCTATGTACCCCAAGAGCAGATTCTGTTCTCGAAGACAGTCCGTGAAAACATCCTGTTCGGGAACAACGAGGCAACAGAAGAAGAATTACAGGAAGTGTTGAAGCAGGCCGCATTTGCTCGGGATGTGCAGCTATTGCCCGAAGGCTTGCAAACGCTCGTTGGTGAAAAAGGCGTAGCCCTTTCAGGTGGGCAAAAACAGCGGGTCTCAATTGCTCGGGCTCTTTTGGTCAATCCGGAAATATTGATTCTCGATGATGCCATGTCAGCGGTGGATGGCAAAACCGAAGCAGAGATGATCGCGAATATTCGTCGGGAGCGGGCAGGCAAAACAACACTGATCACTACACATCGTTTAACGGCCGTCCAGCATGCAGATTGGATTCTCGTCATAGACGAAGGACGAATCGTCGAGGAAGGTACACATGCACAGCTATTGGAGCTGGGCGGTTGGTATAAAGAACAATTCGAGAAACAGCAGATTGAAGCGACGCTGACAGAAAGCGGGTGAATGAATGACGACAGGGAAACGGCTAGTCCACTATGCAGCGATTTTTAAAAAGACGATCCTCTTGGCGGTATTGATGTTGTCCATCTCGGTTGGGGCAGAACTGACAGGACCGTTTTTGGCGAAAAAAATGATCGATACGCACATCATGGGCATTGAATTCCCTTGGTATGAGACGGCACAGGGTGAGGATTCCGTGCTGTACAAAGGGAAGTATTACACCAGACAGGATCACTTGGCAGCAGGTGAGAGCACAGGTGGGGAAGTTCGTGTTCTACAGGTGGGGCGCGACTATTATTTCTTGAATCAGGCGATATCGTATGATGGGCAGCGCTCTGTTGAGAATGGGAAGCTCGTCATTGTCAAAGGTACGGATCGAGCAGAGTATTCAGCGACGCTCCTAAGCAATCAGGAGATTTTCGAATTTTTCCGGCCAGAGACAAACGGCTTGCTCATGCTGGCTGCCCTTTATTTCGGATTATTGGTAGTTGCCTCGCTTTTCCATTATGGACAAAAGTTCTTATGGCAAAAATCGGCGAATCAGGTCATCGAGAGACTGCGTATTGATGTGTTCGCGCATATTCAACGATTACCTATTCAATATTTCGATCATCTCCCTGCCGGGAAGGTGGTTGCTCGTGTCACAAACGATACGGAGGCAATCCGTGAGCTGTTTACGAATGTTCTCGGCAACTTTATTACGAGCGGGATTTATTTAATCGGGATTTTCTCGGCGCTGTTTTTGCTTGATGTACGACTCGCGCTCGTTTGTCTGGTCATTTTGCCAATCATGGTCGTGTGGATTTACTTGTACCGCAAGTACGCTTCTGCATTCAACCATGTCATTCGGGCACGCATCAGCGACATCAACGGGATGATTAACGAGTCGATCCAAGGGATGCCGATTATTCAGGCGTTTCGCCGGGAAAAGGAAACGATGCGGGAATTCGGCGAACTGAACGAAGAGCTGTTCACCTACCAAAATAAAATGCTGCGGCTCAATGCGACCGCTTCGTTTAACCTTGTTCAGTTCATCCGCAATATCGCGTTTGTTTTGTTCATCTGGTATTTCGGCGGGGCATCCCTCGGGATAGGTACACTGCTCTCGCTGGGTGTCCTCTACGCATTTGTCGATTATCTCAATCGCTTGTTCCAGCCGATGACACAGATCGTCAACCAGTTGGCGAACCTGGAGCAATCTCTTGTCGCGGCGTCGCGAGTGTTTGAACTGCTGGATGAAGAGGGCATTGACGTTGATTCTGCAAAAGTACCTTGTTATCAAGGGAATGTTCGCTTTGACGATGTTTCTTTTGCCTACAAAGACGATCAATACGTGCTGAAAAACATCTCATTCGAAGCATGGCCAGGTGAGACAGTGGCACTGGTTGGTCACACGGGCTCGGGAAAAAGCTCGATTATCAATCTGTTACTCCGCTTCTATGATGTAAACAGTGGAGCGATTATGATTGACGGGCGCAATGTGCAGTCGTTTTCCAAGCAGCAGCTTCGCCAGCACATGGCCATTGTTTTACAGGACCCGTTTTTATTTACAGGAACGATTCGTTCCAATGTGAGTCTCGATGATCCGTCGATTTCGCCGGAAAAAGTGGAGAAAGCCTTGTGCGATGTAGGGGCAGACCAACTGTTCCGCAGCCTCCCGCAAGGATTCGATGAACCTGTTATCGAGAAGGGCAGCACGCTTTCCCTCGGACAGCGTCAGTTGATTTCGTTTGCACGTGCTCTCGCATTTGACCCGGCTATCCTCATTCTGGATGAAGCGACTGCCAGCATCGACACGGAAACAGAGGGCATTATTCAAAATGCGCTTGAGGTGTTGAAAAAAGGAAGAACGACCTTCATCATTGCTCATCGCCTGTCTACGATCAAAAATGCGGATCAAATTCTCGTACTGGATCGAGGCACAATTGTAGAGCGAGGAAAGCATGAAGACTTGATGGAGAAGCAAGGCAGGTACTATCAGATGTATCAAATGCAGCAAGGGAACAAAGAAGTGCGAGTGCAAGAGGCCGTACACAAGCAAGGAAGTGCCCCGGCGCTGACCTAGTTTTTTCTACTCTTTTTGCCTCTTGAACGGTAAGATAGAGCATAGAAGTATGGACTTTTCAGGAGGGATTATCATGCCACATCTTATCGTTCGAGGCATTCAAGCTGAACAAATGGCTACGATTAGCGAACCGCTTGCAGTGGAGCTTGCTGCACTCTGCCAATGCGGCACAGACAATTTTACGATCGAATGCTTGCATACCATAGGCGTTTTTGGCGGGAAGATCGTGGAGTCGTTTCCTTTTATCGAAGTAGCATGGTTCGAGCGGGGGCAAGAAGTTCGTGACCAGTTCGCCCAGATTGTAACGAAGCATGTCTTATCTCTTGGTATCCCAGAAGTGGAAATGGCATTTGTCGCTTATCAAAAAGAAAGCTATTATGCCAACGGAGAGCATTTCTAAAGAGAAGCCGACAGGTGCTGTCGATTTCCCGGGAAAGAATCAAGACATTCGACAGGCGTACAGACAAATAAATGAATACAAGCATGGAATGAGGGTGTTCCTTTCGTAAGTACGAGGTTTTTCGTGCGAGACGGGTGGAACACTCTTTTTATTTCGAGCGAATTTTGCTCCTATAGCCAAAAATTTCTAAAATAGGTGTCACAAATGAAAGTTTTTAATTGTTATTCATAGTGAGGGGAGGGCAAACAGTGGAAAAAACAGAGATAGAGCGCCTGCTGATCGAAATAAAAGCCGGTTCTCTTGAGCAATACGAAATCATTATCGATTACTATCAACAACCAATCTTTACATACTGCTATCACATGCTCGGTCACCGTCAAGATGCAGAAGACGCTGTCCAGGAAGTCCTGTTTCGTGCCTACGAGCATCTTGACCAGTATACGTACTCGCTGTCATTTTCCGCATGGCTGTACCGAATCGCTTACAACCATTGTGCGAATGTGTTAAAGCGCAGGAAATTAAGCCGCGTGTTGCCCTTTTTGTACAACCGGGATCAGGATGGACGTAATTATGTCGAGGAGAGCATCGACAGCAACTATTTCGGGGAGCCGCTCGAACGCATCTGGAAACGACTGTCCGCGGAAGAACGCACACTCATTTTCTTGCGTGTGCTAGAGGAAAAAGAGTACGAGGAAATTGCGGAGCTAATGGACAAAAAGCCTGCGTCGCTGCGCAAACAATTCGAACGCGTTTTAAAAAAGTGCAAACGTTATTTGCCAACGATGGAAGGGGTGGCCGCTAATGGACAAAAATCCGTTTAAAGGCATGCATGACATGCTGAGTGCAAAGCCAGTCCCGAAAGTCGATGTCAAACATAAAGTCATGGCAGCGATTCGTACCAAGGAAAACAAGGAGGAAAGAGTCGTGAAAAAGAAAATTGGTTTGCTGGTCACTGTAGGTATGCTGGTTGGAGCGTCTTCCGTATGGGCGGGAGTAGAAATGATTCAATTGAAAAATGAGAAAGGCGAAGTGGTTTACGAGCTATCTAATCATACCGATCAAGAACAACAGAAATTGATTCAGCAATTGCCTCCAGAGGAACAAGCGAAAATGGAACAGAGGCAGAAAAGGAGCGAGTATAAGAGTGAGGTTATAACAGAAATCATGCATGGACTGAAGCCTGGAACCTCTGCCGCTATTTACTGGAAGCCGACAAAAGAAGAGGAAGAAGAACAAAAAAATACTACCTATATAAGAAAACAACATCCGGATATTACGGTCGTATCTAGCCCGATCATGTACAAAACGTGGAAGGATATGGAGCCAATTGTAGGGAAGATGTTTACGCTCCCAATTGAGCTTGCAGGGGGCTTCCGTTTCCAAGAAGGCGAAGTAAACTATGAGGAAAACTACGAATACAAAGTCGATGTGGAAGCATTAAAGGCAAAAGCTAGCAAAGACAACAAGGAATACGCTTTTACAGAAATTCCGGTAAGCAACAAGTATGACTATACCAGTGTTGCCTATCAGTCTGAGAAAGGCAGAGTCAGGGTAGAGGTAAGAATCGTCGAAGAAGGTGGAGCAGGAACGAACGCAGAGGCAATTGAAAAAGTCATGCTTGGCAACAATGAAGCGGTTCTCATGACGCATACGTCTGGAAAAGGCGAAAATTCCTATTGGATCGTCTGGGTGAAAAATGGAACAAAACTGGAGTACTCTGTTCGTGCTGCTGAGAAAGTGGCATCCAAAGATGAGCTGATCAAAATCGCCAAGCAGATCAACGAAACCAAATAACGATAAGCGAATAGAGGAGTCCCACAAAGCACTAGGCTTTCTTGTGGGACTCTCTTTTATTGTTAATGACTGATGTCACTTAGCTTGTTTGCCTTTTTGCCCATCAACTGCTTCAAGCCATCCCTATTAATCAGGATAATGCCGACAATAATCGTAATTCCCCCTGCCAACGACAGGAGATAAAGTGGCTCATTGTACAGGATGACGCCGAGGCTTAAGGCAATCAATGGAGAGATATAGAGCCACGTGGATGGAAACACAGGGTTGGTCTTGGCCACGAGCCAATAGAAAATGGTGTGCCCCATCATGGAACCAACGACGATCAAGTACAGGAGCGAGAGGATCGCATTAGCCGAGAGCATCGATTCGATATGCACTTGCTCTGTGAACAGAGATAATACAAGCAGCATGGCTCCTCCATACATCATCTGAGCTGCATTCAAAGCGATGGGGGATGTATCTTGAAACCGCTGGATGACGCTACGGGAGTAAACAGCACCAGCAGAATAAAAGATTTGTCCGAATAAGACCGCCATGCATCCAGCGAGCCACAGGAGACTGAATGAGATGGTCACACCGGGTAAAATCAGCAAGACGACACCGGTAAAGGCAACCAAGCAACCCGCCCACGAAATACCGGGGAGCTTTTGCCGAGTAATACCTGTCTGAAGCAGCATCACCATGAGAGGG is from Brevibacillus brevis and encodes:
- a CDS encoding RNA polymerase sigma factor; the protein is MEKTEIERLLIEIKAGSLEQYEIIIDYYQQPIFTYCYHMLGHRQDAEDAVQEVLFRAYEHLDQYTYSLSFSAWLYRIAYNHCANVLKRRKLSRVLPFLYNRDQDGRNYVEESIDSNYFGEPLERIWKRLSAEERTLIFLRVLEEKEYEEIAELMDKKPASLRKQFERVLKKCKRYLPTMEGVAANGQKSV
- a CDS encoding DMT family transporter, with amino-acid sequence MVLLNYMVMCLIFGTTFLAIKVGIDAGAPPFFSGGLRFFLAGVILFSFMLWKKQARLSLLLHKEMFLTSIGLTFGTFAPLYWAEQHVSSGIAAILSATAPLMVMLLQTGITRQKLPGISWAGCLVAFTGVVLLILPGVTISFSLLWLAGCMAVLFGQIFYSAGAVYSRSVIQRFQDTSPIALNAAQMMYGGAMLLVLSLFTEQVHIESMLSANAILSLLYLIVVGSMMGHTIFYWLVAKTNPVFPSTWLYISPLIALSLGVILYNEPLYLLSLAGGITIIVGIILINRDGLKQLMGKKANKLSDISH
- a CDS encoding ABC transporter ATP-binding protein; this translates as MFSVLTKLDWFFKEHWKRYTVAILLLILGGLLEIIPPKIIGVAIDEIHLGTLTGERLVSILLFFGVLSVAIYWVNFIWIRKLFGGAFLAERTLRSKLMTHFLRMTPTFYQRNRTGDLMARATNDLKAVSMTTGFGILTMVDSLSFTGAIVLTMGFLISWKLTLAAILPLPFMAYIIKQYGKKIHERFSTAQTSFGELNDRVLESVSGVRVIRAYVQEMADQERFRQKTHEVYQKNIDVARIDSLIEPTVKILVGISYMIGLIYGGYLVFQRELTLGELVSFNVYLGMLIWPMFAIGELINVMQRGSASLDRVNETLAYEADVTDHDSPVHVAVPEVIRFDSVTFRYPSAQIDQLVDVSFTLGRGQTLGIVGRTGSGKSTLVRQLLREYPVGRGAISVSGEALEQISLDNIKSWIGYVPQEQILFSKTVRENILFGNNEATEEELQEVLKQAAFARDVQLLPEGLQTLVGEKGVALSGGQKQRVSIARALLVNPEILILDDAMSAVDGKTEAEMIANIRRERAGKTTLITTHRLTAVQHADWILVIDEGRIVEEGTHAQLLELGGWYKEQFEKQQIEATLTESG
- a CDS encoding ABC transporter ATP-binding protein, producing MTTGKRLVHYAAIFKKTILLAVLMLSISVGAELTGPFLAKKMIDTHIMGIEFPWYETAQGEDSVLYKGKYYTRQDHLAAGESTGGEVRVLQVGRDYYFLNQAISYDGQRSVENGKLVIVKGTDRAEYSATLLSNQEIFEFFRPETNGLLMLAALYFGLLVVASLFHYGQKFLWQKSANQVIERLRIDVFAHIQRLPIQYFDHLPAGKVVARVTNDTEAIRELFTNVLGNFITSGIYLIGIFSALFLLDVRLALVCLVILPIMVVWIYLYRKYASAFNHVIRARISDINGMINESIQGMPIIQAFRREKETMREFGELNEELFTYQNKMLRLNATASFNLVQFIRNIAFVLFIWYFGGASLGIGTLLSLGVLYAFVDYLNRLFQPMTQIVNQLANLEQSLVAASRVFELLDEEGIDVDSAKVPCYQGNVRFDDVSFAYKDDQYVLKNISFEAWPGETVALVGHTGSGKSSIINLLLRFYDVNSGAIMIDGRNVQSFSKQQLRQHMAIVLQDPFLFTGTIRSNVSLDDPSISPEKVEKALCDVGADQLFRSLPQGFDEPVIEKGSTLSLGQRQLISFARALAFDPAILILDEATASIDTETEGIIQNALEVLKKGRTTFIIAHRLSTIKNADQILVLDRGTIVERGKHEDLMEKQGRYYQMYQMQQGNKEVRVQEAVHKQGSAPALT
- a CDS encoding DUF1904 family protein; the encoded protein is MPHLIVRGIQAEQMATISEPLAVELAALCQCGTDNFTIECLHTIGVFGGKIVESFPFIEVAWFERGQEVRDQFAQIVTKHVLSLGIPEVEMAFVAYQKESYYANGEHF